In Paenibacillus phoenicis, one genomic interval encodes:
- a CDS encoding HesB/YadR/YfhF family protein: MIHVSSEAAAWFKKELGLQEGQAVRFFARYSAGGKLHPGFSLGIDVDQPVSPGIKSEVEGITFYMEDQDLWYLDGYHLNVTYDPQLGDIEYEYEVAAPN; this comes from the coding sequence ATGATTCATGTGAGCAGCGAAGCCGCAGCGTGGTTTAAGAAGGAGCTGGGACTACAGGAAGGTCAGGCAGTACGCTTCTTTGCGCGCTATAGCGCGGGAGGCAAGCTGCATCCGGGCTTCTCGCTGGGGATCGACGTTGATCAACCCGTATCCCCGGGGATCAAATCCGAAGTCGAGGGCATTACGTTCTACATGGAAGACCAGGATTTGTGGTATCTGGATGGATATCACCTCAACGTGACCTATGATCCGCAATTGGGTGACATTGAATATGAGTACGAGGTTGCGGCACCTAATTAA